In the genome of Candidatus Eisenbacteria bacterium, the window TGGATCGTCTTCGAGAAGGACGCGTGCTCCTTCTCCATCTGCGTGACCACGCAGAGGACGGGACAGCCGCGCTCGAGGACGCGCTCCCAGATCATCTCGGTCCCGGCCTCGACACCGGCAGCTCCCTTGAGGCAGAGAATCGCCGAATCCCCCGCGCTGAGCCCCGCGACGGCGTCTCCGATGAAGTCCGCGTACCCCGGCGTGTCGATCAGGTTGATCTTGTTCCCGCGCCACTCGATGGGAGCGAGCCCCAGGCTGATCGTGATCTTCCGGTGGATCTCCTCGGGCGAGAAGTCGAGGGCCGTGGTCCCGTCCTCGATCTTGCCGTGCCGCGTCGTGGCCTTGGTGCGCCAGAGGAAGGATTCCGCGAGGGAGGTCTTGCCGGTGCCGTGGTGGGAGACGAGTGTGACGTTGCGGATCTGGGTCGGCTGGAAGTCCTTCAAGAGCGCCTCCAGTGGGCGGGGGTTAACTTGCGCTGTGTCATGGGAATAGAATTACGCGAAGCTTATCACAGGGGAGGTCGGAAGGTCAAGAAACGGCCACCTCGCGCGCGGCCCGCGGTCTCCGGCGGAAACGAACGCGGAGCGGGGCTTTCGCCACCGCTCCGCGCGGAGAGGACGGAGTCCGTGAAGCGTTCTACTTCTTGTTCTTGCGCAGCCCGACCGCGAGACCCGCGAGGCCGATGCCGAAGAGCGCGATCGTGCCGGGCTCCGGCGCGTTGCCGCGGCCGCCGGTCTTGGTGAGCACGCGAAGCTCCTCGAAGCTTCCATCCGCGGCCCAGCTCACTCCCTCGAACGTGTCCGCGCGACCGAACTTGATGTACGTGTAGAAGTAGTCGCTATCGGTCGCGCCCGCGAAGTAGCTGACCGGTATATAGAAGTCGATGTCGCTCTGGCCGTTCCCCTGGTTCGAGACGGTGTAGTCCAGGAACACGGTCTGATTCTGGGTCTGATCGAGGTCGTAGTGCTCGATGGAACCCGCTGCGCCGATCACGTCCGCCTCGGTCGTGAGCGCGCCGCCTGCCGCCTCATCGACGGAGTGCATGCGCAGCTCCTCGATCGTGAGGAATTCGAAGTCCTGTCCGGTCGGCTCCGCGAAGTCGAGGGTGAAGACGTAGTAATCCTGGCCCCCGATGTTCTCGATCTGCAACTCCCCGAACTGGATCGCGTGCGTGTGAGGATCACCGCCGCCGAGTTGCTCGTAGAGCCGGGCGCCGTCCGTGTTCATCCCCTCCTCGACTCCCAGCGGCGTGCCGCCGTAGTTCTGCTGATCGTGCACACGGAGAAACGGATCGAATCCCCCCGTCCCCGTCGCCTGGAACAGCAGCGTGTTCGACCAGACGACGTCGTCCACCGAGCTGGTCAAGGTCGTGGCCGCCGTCGTGAGGTCGATGGGTGGGATCGCGTAGGCCGTGGAGGGACCGAGCACGAGGCCCGCGACGCTGCAGAGGAGAAGCAGGTTTCGGAGCATTTCTGGACTCCCAGAGCTGGCCACCTCGCCGCGGGGAACGGCGGAGTGGACGGATGAACCAGCCAGGCCTGCATCCCCAAGTGTGTCACCTGGTCACGGCTAGGGTGCTTATCTGTTCTATTGTAGCCAATTCTATCTTACATGTGCAAACAATAATTTACACTCTTAGCGCCTGGCGGACGGACTTCCAGGGTCGAGAGGCTGGGACGGACGGTGCGGCTAGGAGGCGGTTCCCGACCCCAGCCCCGCCAGCTCCCGTCGCACGTCCGGGATCAGCGGGGAGTTCGGGAAGAGGACCAGGAACCGGGAGAGGAACCGGCTCGCGGTGACCCTGTCCTTGTTCCGGTTGGCGAGCTTGGCTCCCTCGAGCAGGGCCTGCGCGACGATGGGATGCTCGGGGTGCATCCGGGCCATGTCGTCCACGG includes:
- a CDS encoding PEP-CTERM sorting domain-containing protein, which codes for MLRNLLLLCSVAGLVLGPSTAYAIPPIDLTTAATTLTSSVDDVVWSNTLLFQATGTGGFDPFLRVHDQQNYGGTPLGVEEGMNTDGARLYEQLGGGDPHTHAIQFGELQIENIGGQDYYVFTLDFAEPTGQDFEFLTIEELRMHSVDEAAGGALTTEADVIGAAGSIEHYDLDQTQNQTVFLDYTVSNQGNGQSDIDFYIPVSYFAGATDSDYFYTYIKFGRADTFEGVSWAADGSFEELRVLTKTGGRGNAPEPGTIALFGIGLAGLAVGLRKNKK